CTTTTTAACTTATTCCAAGGCCccgactgaaaactaaaggggacagaggtttttcagtcagagctcctacATTTTGGAGCATCCtatcagaggagatcagacctgcagagtcatgttttatttaattactcaagaaacatttttacagagaagcttttattgtgcgattttattttatttaaactctcattttaagggtctgttttataagtctgtatgcttcttatttattttttaatttaatttatttttaaacctttttttttatttaaaaagcttaatttttctttgtatttcttcttgtttttactgCCCACTGGGAAGCATTGTTacatgtattgaaaagtgctatataaataaagtattatcattattattattattattattattattattccttgACTCAAGCTAGTGTGCCTGAAGACAGCCCCCGTTGCTTCCCCCCTCCTGTGACATATAATATGACCTCCTTTAACCCCCCCCAAAATGAGGAGACCCCTGCCCTGTCCACTACACTTACACGCTGCTTTTACATAATACTGAACAACATGTGCACTATGTTAGTTATTTATAACCACCACATGAGATGGGTAATGTTGAAATAGCTATCAGCGACCGGCCACCTCCCTCTGCAGccaaaaaacaagaagagtTACGTGTGTGTGTCTAGGATTATCAAATCTGAAGCCAGATGATTTAGACATGAAGTTACTCGTCCCATCTCTACAAATCAGAATCAGTCCTGTAACAAATGACCTTTGCTCACCACCAGCTCCTTCATGTTTGGGTCACTGTGACAGAAAGTAAATACATGTCACTGAATGTGTAGGAAGCCTCATTACCAAAGCAGTAATAACATGCTATAAGCAAAATAAAGCTGCAAAGGTTTCTTCTCATGCTCCTTCCCTCTGGATCTAGtttcacacacaccacagtgcACAGTGTTATTCATATCCCCAGCTGCACTATGAGGTTATGAGGCTGGGAACAGACAGGATATTGTCCCCAACTCACCCTGTGCCATGAAATCTAAAGAGCACATATGGCTGCATTGGATCTATGATAATACAAATGAGAAATGTGTGTTCTTGGTATAAATATGTCACACATCTAATGTAATAACTGTGCAGTATTTACAACCTCTAAATGATTGGGGCTGGGCAGCGGTCATGCATACAAGAAATACATAGGTTTTTATCAGAGATAATAACAAGGAGTAGAGGAATAAGGTGGCATATTAAGCTATAGCGTTGTAATTAGATTATTATGAATGACAGAATGGTGAAACTCCTGTTGCTGagttacagcctggtacagaggCTAGCATTAGCGTTAGCATTTGTAGTTCAATGTTGGTTCCTGGTTCGATTTGAATAATGGACGCGTGCAGAATTACAGTGTGGAGTTTTCTTTACTAGTAGCACCGACAGTCTGCATGTCAGTGACAGACACTCACCAGCCGTCGCACCACAGCCGGACGACCCGCTTCCTCTTGTCCGGGCTGCATGCCGCTCCCCCCGGATCACTGCGCCCGGAGTCCCGCTGCTCCTCGGTGGCGTGGTGGCCGTTTTTAATCATTCCGATAAATTCacgaaaatgtgttttaaagtcccgaataaaaatgttataaaatgaGTTATTCAGCTCAGATTATCTAGAAGATTAATTCAGAggacgtcttcttcttcttcttggtttAACAGTGACACTGCCCGGCCAACGCCTCCAGCCCTACGTCACATCGGTTCATTCCGGTCACGTGATCACTCACAGCCAATCAACACACACGCAGCAGGAGGGCTCATAGAGGGCggatcttatacagtctatggggcgGATGTGTTTCCCCTGAGGGTACCAACTTTTCTCCTCAACACCATGCAACACGggataaaaaagagaagaaacatcaaaaacttcacattttctttgaaaCAATTATTTTGCAGATCAAAGTTTTTTTCAAACTAGACATTTATTGGCAATAAAAGACTTCATCTCTAATCAATTACTTCTGTTTAAGTGAAATCTTTATTCTTTATAAGCTTCCACAGTGTGGtcgtacagaagaggattagggccactgaaaaaaattataattaaggtccaatatttttttataattctgagaaaaaaagtcagaactcacagttctgactttaatctcagaattctgactttttcgtcagaattatgagattaaagtcaggattgAGGAAAAAGGTGAGATTTctgataaaaaaatgaaaaaatcagaAGTCTCAGTTTAatggtcagaattctgagaaaaaaattagACTTCTGAGTTTAATGGTCagaatctgagattaaagtcagaattttctgagattaaagtcagaattttaagaaaaatgtcagaattctgagattaaagtcagaattctgactttttttctcagaataataataaaaaaatacattgaatcttaattatttttctttttcagtgcccctaatcctcttccgtagtggtcttcctggggtccacacatcaaaacaaaaataggaaaaacaatcatttcaaatCACACAGTATGCATAAAACATAAATGCATTAGCAGCCAgacataaaagtaaaaaatgagtATGCTAAATAAAAGGAGTATTTGTGCAAATAAACAGTAAGTAGcattaaacaacagaaataatGGATACAAAACAATATTGTTACAAACATGTGGCagaaaaaatcaattaaattttttttaacactggtTAGATCATTTTTTATGAGAAATTAATCAGCATGTGTTTTACtgactttttaaatgaaaatcttTTGTTAACTGTGTCATGTTGTTGGGAGCAGATTCCAGGCAGAGGAACCTCAAAAAAGAACAGTTCTCGTCATAACATTAGTTCTTGGACATGGAGTTAGTAGATAACTGGTACTTACTTGACTTGTCATATACTCGTGATTAAAAAACTGAGTATTTTAGTTTATAACTAAATAATTGTGGTGTGTTATTCATATTCAGAAGACGGGATTTTAATTTAGCCTCCACAGGTAGCCAGGATAAATGTTTATGCATTTCCAGGTATCTTGAATTTAACAATGGAGTAAGTCAtggggtattttttttttttataaattgtgGCATTACATCTCATACTCtggaaattaaataattatttttctatTGATAAGCAGAACTGGAAAAATCAACACTTTTAATGAGTTGTAGCTACACAACTTTAATTACTGAagtgatttgttcaatgcacaAGTTTGAAGGTGATCTTGGACCTACAATTCGATGTAGAGAAGTAAACTACACTTGATATCAACTCATTGGTCACATAGTTTATATTACATGTAGGGATCTATTTTTAATGGAAAacataaaagccaaaaaaacccACTTCCTCTTGCATGGTTGAAAACATTGTGTCCAATAAAAAGTCAACAGGTACTTTGTGTGTGGAGTGTGTAAAGTCCACTGAAGTGTGctataaagataagataagataagataagaaagtcCTTTACTTgccccacaatggggaaattcaagtgtcacagtaacaaagtagacaaaatataaagcaaacaatagcctataaaatattaattattaaaaagttatcagcaattaaaattaaagaggtaaaaaataaataaattatatatatgaTGTGGCCTGATgatgtgataggttggcgatctgtccagggtgtaccctaccttccgcccgaagccagctgggataggctccagccccccgtgagacctaacgggataagcggtcaagataatggatggatggatggatatatatatatatatattattggttatatagtctgaccactacaggaagaaaagacctgcgatatCTCTCCATGAGACACCGCGGATAAAGGGATGTGAGTTCAAGATGTATGGCAAGTGGCTAGTACGATGACAACAGCTCTGTATACAAATCAGAAACAATTTATTGACTCACAAATATAGcaccttttttgaaaaatacaacaaaaatccAAGATGTATTCACATCCAGATTACCTCTGGTTTGAGTATTACGAATGTGAAACACTGACCCATTATGACTGACATGGCATTAATAACATCTGGCATTGTATGGAGCATGATGAGATTATTAACAACACTGGAGCTTCCTGAGACTTTAAGAGAGACACTTTTTTCAGTTTCTCAAGTAAAcagtaaagaaaaacacaggacTTCAAAATcaagtaaatatataaaaaaaaatcttacacTGCTGTAAATCAATAAGTCATAGCAGCAGAGTCTCTGCACCATGATATGGATGTAAACATACAGTAGGACAATTCAGTAACTTCAGTAAACAAAGGTTCAAAGCAGTAGCTGTGCTACAGAGCCTGCAAACCTGAGCAGCTACAGTAAACTGTTAGTTCAGGAAATAATTTAAGTAAACAAATTCATTCAaaacaaataatgcaaaaagaaaaaaacattcagccAAATGTAAAACATGTGAATAAGACTGTCCATGTAGAGACTGAGTGGCTGAATCATGTTAAATCTCAAAGCTGTGCAGCTCAGAAACAGAATCTGGTCATTGGTTACTGCTGAGGTTCTTAGAGTCAACAAACACCGTGTCACCTCCAGTGAGCTACTTAACAGTATCTTCAGAGATCAGTGTTTCCAACATCCAGATGTTGTTACATCCAGCAGCATGTTGTGCCTTAAATTAGTTACTGTAATGCACCAGTTTACAActtgttaaaaacacatttaacatttaacttcagatacaaaacttcatatacaaaactctaatcatgacttacaaagcagtaaccaaaaccgctccagtttacctggaacccctcatccaggtctactgcccttctcgcccgctacgctcagcctctgaaaagcgcctagtgcttccagcacataaggcctcaaaatcagtagctcgactcttctcttctgttgcccctaaatggcgGAATAaactggccaactccattcgatctgcagagtccctctctactttcaaagacagctaaagacccagctctttaggaagcactatgcacttagctacagtagactgttctccactgttgtccccagtggcagatcatgtcttccagctacaattgactcgcactttcctgctctactctgggaatctgtgttcagctcttgagtgacccagcacttggtactttggtcattattgtggtgatgttaattgttgatgatgataatggaaggtcttaaatggtttggttgcttcactGTAGATGTTtctgcctttacactgcttggcagtacctgcacccaaatggacttgaagaaCTTTGTTACCcatactgatcttgtttcctcttgtctagatctttgcttgtgttgttctggttctcgtatgtacgtcgctttggataaaagcgtctgttaatgacattgtaacattgtaacattgtaacttgGCACTCTGAGCCCTGCTGGAGGGCTCTGCACAAACACTGTTTATATCTTCAGCACACACAAATGGCATACAGCTCTCAGACTGTGAGGGTGATTTGCTGAATCAGACAGAATATGTATTTTGGAAGAGTTAGACACTGCACCTCTGGCACAGCTAGCTGAGGGGCCTTTTAGGTTTCATAACCAAAGACAACTTTAGGTCTGGCTGTCAGCTTAAACTGCAGGTTGTACTAAATATGttgatgttacaaagtgctttctgcatgtaacacacactAACTGCATTTGGCTCAGTGGTACCAAAGCATAACAGCACCCAGAGTCCACTTCACCCTCATGATGGGACTGAAGTTTGAATACCTCATTATGATAAATCGATTTACATACGTCAGGATTTGTGTCCTTAAGACTACGCagactttttcttcttccttccttttccaTAACCTCGTCCAAACCAGCCTCCCTGAACTGCTCTGCCTTCCTCTGCTGGTTCCCCACAGTCAGTTAAGCTACCCTCCTGCCCATCAAGGGGAGCGATGATCTCACGAGTACAGCTGTCAACTTCTTCTGGCAGCAGAGGTGTAGCTAGACTGAAGATGGGGTCCTCAGCTCTGCAGGGACAGAAGAAAGATCACCAAAATTAGAGTCACAAAGACAGACCTATTTTCTTGTTTAAGCTGGAGAGGGTCACAAAACTTCAGATACTCTAAAATCCAAGACCTTTCAAACATATACCATGCCGGACAAGTCTGAAATATTTTACTACAACCTCCAAAGGCGTTTTCcaactggaggaactttaccccgaaaactagggactttaccctggaactacgaGTGCTtagaccagtggacccagggtctaaatttagttcaggggtagataatctcgcCCCTAAAAAAGCCCCTGCTGGTAGTGcctttcaaaggtcccgggattTTGGGGTTGCAGGGCcagcaatgctgaacgtgtctgattggtagattaaccgcagtgtttttattctgcctgccgtccacaataacatcacacacatctgtgattctcttgatttctctttctttcattagtttttatttgttctatcttttttgtatgtgtgtgtccttttcaaaagaagaagctgtgattctcttgatttagcagcttgtaacagtagtcttctctaaaaCCCACcacgaatgcgtctctcccggtgttacggttttaaaagtgtccctgtaaactggagaccttcagctgaacgtgtcagtgtttgtggagtttacacagctgttgaaacacagaggtagttcctgggaatgcaaactagtttagtttttattaagatttcaaaatatcctcatcagttatttaatgatcgtctaaagacgtttatgagggatgcatccggctgactGCAAGAACAGTCTATTTGAAAAGCTAATTTGATCGAAATGAGGCTGATTTCAAAGTTTATTGTGTGATTGTTGGACAAACTAACAAGATAAAATCCTCACCGGTCATACGCAGGAATCTGAATGCCCATTTCCTCCATTAGGAGCCTCATGACTTCATCACACTTGCCATTCATTTTCAGGACAGCAAGGTCATCCTTCGGAGGTCCACTGGAACAAAAGCACATCCACGGATAAGACAGAGATAAACCTGCATCTTAGCTTGAACGTAAAAGCTTATCAAAGTACCTGGAGGTTAACGATGTAGAGTTTTGGCCGTTGTTTGCAGGTCTGTTCATGGACCACAGACAAGCATATTTCTTCAGCACCtggaagagggagaagacagCTTAGTGAGGCAACAAATCCTCAAATCTTATAAAATATGTCGTCTAGTGTTTcacaaaatgtgtttatatgAAAGTTAAGCTGATAAAACAAGCCTCTGtaatcaatattaaaaaaataaagggctCAGTCTTTATGTAACAAAAAGTAGTGAACCCATATccaaagtaaacaaacattaaacattacatATCTTGAACAGCATTAAAGATACAAGCACACTGGTTATAAACTCTACCTTTAGACTGGAGCCTAAGCAGAGGATAACATCGGCCATCTGGGCAGCCTCTGCAGCTCCCTTCCAGTTTAGAGGTTGCTCCAGTGTTCCTCGCTCCCCAAAGTGCACGATAGTGTCCCCTCAGTTTCCCCTCCACAGTGTCCACACCTACGACCTGTCCCGTGTCTGTGCAGCGATTGTCCGCTCTGTCACGTCAAATAAACGCACAAACTCCCTGACCGGAGAACAGGACGTACACACCTGgtgaaaatattaataacagCTTGTAAGGACCAGCATCAGAGTCAGTGCCTGGAGTTTGAAGAGTCAGGATGTGTGTGTCTTAcctcaataaacatgtttccatgAAGCTCAGACGAGCCTGTCTGGACAGTCCGCTACGTAAGTGAAGTCCATCACAGTTTTGAGAAACAACATGCTTCACCTTAACAGACaaccacacaaatacacaccatATGAAAACATCAGTATGAGTAAGGAAGCATCCATTAGTACAGACCACAATAACCAATCTCAGACTCACACCCAGTTCTCTTTGTGCAGCATCTTTATGCTCATGGTGTGAGAGTCGGCTCAGCTTTACTCAGGTCAGACGAGCTGTTTGTGGAATGAGACAAGAGAACAGCAGTGAGTGTCTACCTCCTTCAATAAAATCTGAAGCAATTATCACATCAAAAAAAGAGTAGATCTCACCTGACTGTCCGCCCCTTCTGTAAAAGTGTCCACACTCCATTAGGGCCTCTGTAGTCTGGGATGGAAGCAGCCTGAAAGAACAAACATCATCAATCCTGAAAACACTTCAAGAGTATAAGGGACC
The Notolabrus celidotus isolate fNotCel1 chromosome 7, fNotCel1.pri, whole genome shotgun sequence DNA segment above includes these coding regions:
- the sirt7 gene encoding LOW QUALITY PROTEIN: NAD-dependent protein deacetylase sirtuin-7 (The sequence of the model RefSeq protein was modified relative to this genomic sequence to represent the inferred CDS: inserted 4 bases in 4 codons; deleted 4 bases in 3 codons) — translated: MAEEADPGLSLRAERKALEKAKILQRESERKTFTLVGRVLKKPESERSEEEAAVLLLNRDTVDELCKRQVRRSVLKRKQEEVFDDADELKSKVRQLADAVKQAKHLVXYTGAGISRYAASIPDYRGPNGVWTLLQKGRTVSSSDLSKAEPTLTXMSIKMLHKENWVKHVVSQNCDGLHLRSGLSRQAXSELHGNMFIEVCTSCSPVREFVRLFDVTERTSLHRHGTGRRCGHCGGETEDTIVHFGERGTLEQPLNWKGAAEAAQMADVILCLGSSLKVLKKYACLWSMNRPAXQRPKLYIVNLQWTPKDDLAVLKMNGKCDEVMRLLMEEMGIQIPAYDRAEDPIFSLATPLLPEEVDSCTREIIAPLDGQEGSLTDCGEPAEEGRAVQGGWFGRGYGKGRKKKKSA